The genomic DNA GTTGTCCATCATTTCCAGGCCACCGGGAATGATGCCGGCGGCAATGATGTCGGCCACCGCCCGCCCGGCCTTGTCCACCGAGTCGAAACTGGCCAGCAGCACCTTGGCGACCTGGGGCCGGGGCAACAGCTTGACCGTCACTTCGGTGATGACCCCGAGCAGGCCTTCGGAACCGGTGAACAGCGCCAGCAGGTCCAGGCCCGGCGAATCCAGGGCTTCGCTGCCCAGGGTCAGGCGTTCGCCTTCGACGGTGAGGATTTCCAGCTTCAACAGGTTGTGCACCGTCAGGCCGTACTTGAGGCAGTGCACGCCGCCGGCATTCTCCGCGACATTGCCACCAATGGAACAAGCGATCTGCGACGACGGGTCCGGCGCGTAATACAGCCCGAACGGCGCCGCTGCCTGGGAGATCGCCAGGTTGCGCACGCCCGGCTGAAGCCTTGCGGTGCGGGCGGCGGGGTCGATGTGCAGGATCTGGTTGAACCGCGCCATCACCAGCAACACGCCGCTGGCCAGGGGCAGGGCGCCGCCGGACAGACCGGTCCCGGCGCCCCTGGCGACCACCGGGACGTGCTGTTCATGGCAGAGTTTGAGCAGCGCTTGCACCTGCTCGACCCGTTTGGGCAAGACCACCAGCAGGGGCGTGGTGCGATAGGCCGACAAGCCATCGCATTCGTAGGGCTTGAGGTCTTCCTCGCGGTGCAGGATGTCCAGGTCTGGCACCTGTGCCTGCAGGGCTTGCAGCAGAGCCTGTTTCTCCACCTTCGGCAAGGGGCCGTCGAGGTGTTCGTCGTAGAGGATGTTCATGGAGTCGATACCCCTCAGTCGCCACGAATTCTTGTGGGAGCGAGCTTGCTCGCGATGGCGGTGGGTCAGCTTGCATCAGTGTTGAATGTGTCGCCGCTATCGCGAGCAAGCTCGCTCCTACACTGGGTTCATGTTGTTTTATACATCGCGCTCACTGCCCCAACCCCTTGAGAAACTCCCGGTACAGCGCCGCGGTTTTCCCCGGTCGTTCAACCATGGGCATGTGGCCGATACCGTCCCAGATTTCCACCCGCAAGTCGGCGATGCCCTTGCTCCACACCGGCACGCTGCTGACGTCGATCAGCCTGTCCTTGCGGCCCCAGAGTAGCAGCGACGGCGCGCGGATGTCGGCCAGGCGCGGCTCCATCGGCGGGCTGGCGCGAAAGTCGACGAAGATCTCCGCCAGTTCATCGCGGCGCCGTTCGTAACGTTCGGCCATTGCCGCCAGCACCACGCTGGGCACCCAGGGCGGGGAGGCCATGGTCATTGCATAGAACGGCGCGAAATCAGCCCGCGAGTCGACGAGGAACGGGTTATGCCCGGCAGCCAGGTGGCGTTCCATATCGCTGGCCTGGGGGGCGGTGACACCGGCCGGGTCGATCAGCGCCAGGGTCAGTACGCGCTCGGGCGACGTGGCCGCCAGCCACGCAGCGAGGTAACCGCCCATGGAATTGCCGATCACATGGACCTTGTCCAGGCCACAGGCGTCGAGCAGCTCGATCACCCGCCGGGCCTGGGTCGGGATGTCATAGCCGCCGCCAGCCTTGAAGCCGGTTTCGCCATGGCCGGCCAGGTCGGGCACCACCACCCGGTAGTCGCTGACAAAGTGCCGGGCAAAGCGTAGCCAGAGATTCTTGTCAGCGCTGTAGCCATGCAGCATCAGGATGCTGCCGGACGCTTCATAGGGCCCGCCTTGCCAGGTTGACACGGTCATCTCGCTGATGGGGACGGTGATCTTGTGCAACCTGTAGAGACGTGCCTCCAGCGCCATGCCCATGTCGTACAGCACATGGCCGATGCCGGGATACGTCAACCAGCTCCAGGCGATAAACACAGCAAGGACTACCCACAACACCAGCATGTTTTGCCCTCCATGGGTCAGGACAGAATGTGATCGGCCAGTCTGAGCCGACGGGTCAGACAGTGTTAAGTGAAGCTGAAACCCGAGCACATCGCGATGACATGGCCGTTTTTGCTTTGATACCAACTATGACAGCCGCCGGATGAGTCATGTATAGCCAAAATCTGCGGCAGGGCGCTGCATTTGAAGGAGAATAAATACCCCTGCATTCAGTAGTGGCTATTTGATTCCGCCCTGATAGACTCCAGGTAACCCCCCGTTCCAGTGACTTGGAAAACCCGCGGTGCAGAGGCTTCTATGCAAAAAACGGGAAAAAAGGGACGGACGTTGGCCAGGAGGCTCTATATATCGCGCTTTCTGGGCCTGACGCTGGGGTTGCTGTTGGTGAGTGCTGCCGTCTTTCCCCTTGAACCGGCACCGTGGGTCTGGGGTTTCATGCTGTTCAACGGCCTGCTCTGGCCACACGTGGCCTACTGGTGGGGCCGACATTGCTCGAGGCCGTACCGCACAGAACACCTCAATTTATTGATCGATGCGGCGCTCGGCGGCTTCTGGGTCGCGGCGATGCAGTTCAACCCATTGCCCACGGC from Pseudomonas beijingensis includes the following:
- the glcD gene encoding glycolate oxidase subunit GlcD produces the protein MNILYDEHLDGPLPKVEKQALLQALQAQVPDLDILHREEDLKPYECDGLSAYRTTPLLVVLPKRVEQVQALLKLCHEQHVPVVARGAGTGLSGGALPLASGVLLVMARFNQILHIDPAARTARLQPGVRNLAISQAAAPFGLYYAPDPSSQIACSIGGNVAENAGGVHCLKYGLTVHNLLKLEILTVEGERLTLGSEALDSPGLDLLALFTGSEGLLGVITEVTVKLLPRPQVAKVLLASFDSVDKAGRAVADIIAAGIIPGGLEMMDNLAIRAAEDFIHAGYPVDAEAILLCELDGVEADVHDDCDRVRQVLEQAGATEVRQARDEAERLRFWAGRKNAFPAVGRLAPDYYCMDGTIPRRALPEVLQRIASLGAEHGLRVANVFHAGDGNMHPLILFDANQPGELERAETLGGKILELCVQVGGSITGEHGVGREKINQMCTQFNSDELNLFHAVKAAFDPQGLLNPGKNIPTLHRCAEFGAMHIHGGQLPFPELERF
- a CDS encoding alpha/beta fold hydrolase; the encoded protein is MLVLWVVLAVFIAWSWLTYPGIGHVLYDMGMALEARLYRLHKITVPISEMTVSTWQGGPYEASGSILMLHGYSADKNLWLRFARHFVSDYRVVVPDLAGHGETGFKAGGGYDIPTQARRVIELLDACGLDKVHVIGNSMGGYLAAWLAATSPERVLTLALIDPAGVTAPQASDMERHLAAGHNPFLVDSRADFAPFYAMTMASPPWVPSVVLAAMAERYERRRDELAEIFVDFRASPPMEPRLADIRAPSLLLWGRKDRLIDVSSVPVWSKGIADLRVEIWDGIGHMPMVERPGKTAALYREFLKGLGQ